A window of the Mucilaginibacter sp. cycad4 genome harbors these coding sequences:
- a CDS encoding 2-oxo acid dehydrogenase subunit E2: MAEVVKMPKMSDTMTEGVLAKWHKKVGDKVKSGDVLAEIETDKATMDFESYQDGVLLYIGIQEGAAAPVDSVIAILGKEGEDYKSLLDQAGSGAAAEPAKEAAPAADKAPAATPAPAAPKVDLSSIPATVIRMPLLSDTMTEGTIEKWNFKVGDKVKADDSLADVATDKATMEVVGYEAGTLLYIGVKEGEAAKVNDIIAIVGKEGTDITPLLQDGGSAPAAAEAAPAAEAKAETTEATAAATESSSDDDSRVKASPLARKIAKDKGINLNDVKGSAEGGRIIKKDVEEYTPSAKPAAAAEAAPAAAPSAAPAAKAPIVLPTFTGEEKFSERPVTQMRKAISRRLSESLFTAPHFYVTMSIDMDQAITARTRMNEVAPVKISFNDFVVKACAVALRQHPAINSSFLGDKIRTNEHVHVGVAVAVDEGLLVPVIKFADGKSLSHISVEVKEFAGKAKSKKLQPNEMEGSTFTISNLGMFGVDEFTAIINTPNACILAVSGIQAVPVVKNGAVIPGNIMKVTLSADHRVVDGATAAAFLQTLKQLLEEPVRLLI, translated from the coding sequence ATGGCCGAAGTAGTAAAAATGCCTAAAATGAGCGATACCATGACCGAAGGGGTATTAGCGAAATGGCATAAAAAAGTTGGCGACAAGGTTAAATCGGGCGATGTACTGGCCGAGATTGAAACCGATAAAGCTACCATGGATTTTGAATCGTACCAGGATGGCGTATTACTGTACATCGGGATACAGGAAGGTGCTGCTGCCCCGGTTGATTCTGTAATTGCCATTTTAGGTAAAGAAGGCGAAGATTATAAATCTTTACTTGATCAGGCTGGCAGCGGCGCTGCTGCAGAACCGGCCAAAGAAGCAGCTCCTGCTGCTGATAAAGCACCTGCCGCTACTCCGGCACCAGCCGCACCAAAGGTTGACCTGTCAAGCATCCCGGCTACGGTGATCCGCATGCCTTTGCTGAGCGACACTATGACCGAAGGCACCATCGAAAAATGGAACTTTAAAGTTGGCGATAAGGTAAAAGCTGATGATTCACTGGCCGATGTGGCAACTGATAAGGCCACCATGGAAGTTGTGGGTTACGAAGCCGGTACTTTATTATATATAGGTGTAAAAGAAGGTGAAGCTGCTAAGGTAAATGATATCATTGCTATAGTAGGTAAAGAAGGCACCGATATTACCCCATTATTACAGGATGGTGGTTCGGCCCCTGCCGCCGCCGAAGCAGCACCTGCCGCGGAAGCTAAAGCCGAAACAACAGAGGCAACTGCTGCTGCCACTGAAAGCTCATCTGATGATGACAGCCGCGTTAAAGCATCTCCGCTTGCACGTAAAATAGCTAAAGATAAAGGCATCAACCTTAATGACGTAAAAGGCAGCGCCGAAGGCGGCCGCATCATTAAAAAAGATGTTGAAGAATATACACCGTCGGCTAAACCGGCTGCTGCTGCCGAAGCTGCACCTGCCGCTGCTCCCTCTGCAGCACCTGCTGCAAAAGCGCCTATCGTATTGCCAACCTTTACCGGCGAAGAGAAATTTAGCGAAAGGCCGGTTACTCAAATGCGTAAAGCTATCAGCCGCCGCTTAAGCGAAAGCTTGTTCACTGCTCCGCATTTCTATGTAACCATGAGCATTGATATGGATCAGGCTATTACAGCCCGTACCCGTATGAATGAGGTTGCCCCGGTTAAAATTTCATTTAATGATTTTGTTGTTAAAGCCTGCGCTGTTGCCTTAAGGCAGCACCCTGCTATCAACTCATCATTCCTGGGCGATAAGATCCGCACTAACGAGCATGTTCACGTTGGCGTTGCCGTTGCTGTTGACGAAGGTTTGCTGGTTCCGGTTATCAAATTTGCGGATGGTAAATCATTAAGCCACATTTCGGTTGAAGTGAAAGAGTTTGCAGGCAAAGCAAAATCTAAAAAACTGCAGCCAAATGAAATGGAAGGTTCAACCTTCACCATATCAAACCTTGGTATGTTTGGCGTTGACGAGTTTACCGCTATTATTAACACACCTAACGCATGTATCCTTGCAGTAAGCGGGATCCAGGCTGTTCCGGTTGTTAAAAATGGTGCCGTAATACCTGGCAACATCATGAAGGTAACCCTGAGTGCCGACCACCGCGTGGTTGACGGTGCTACAGCTGCTGCCTTCCTGCAAACATTAAAACAATTATTAGAAGAGCCGGTAAGGCTGTTGATATAA
- a CDS encoding cytochrome B: protein MTLYSFFKEFHFGFRYIVIVLVLLALVRAFMGWLGKRPYGEGNRKLNLFAMISVHTQFLLGIILFFISPMVQFSKDTMKNPITRYFTVEHWVIMLIAIVLITIGHSKSKKAALPEAKHKAIAVFYLIGIVLIAVGIMLIPQ from the coding sequence ATGACACTTTATAGCTTTTTTAAGGAATTCCATTTCGGTTTCAGGTACATTGTTATTGTATTGGTATTATTAGCCCTTGTGCGTGCCTTTATGGGCTGGTTGGGTAAAAGACCATATGGCGAGGGCAACCGCAAACTTAACCTGTTTGCCATGATCTCGGTTCATACGCAATTTTTGCTGGGCATCATCCTCTTTTTCATTAGTCCGATGGTGCAGTTTAGCAAGGATACCATGAAAAACCCGATCACCCGTTATTTTACGGTTGAGCATTGGGTAATTATGCTTATTGCCATTGTTTTGATCACTATCGGGCACAGCAAATCGAAGAAAGCTGCACTGCCGGAAGCTAAGCATAAAGCCATTGCTGTCTTTTATTTGATAGGGATTGTACTTATTGCGGTAGGTATTATGCTTATTCCACAGTAA
- a CDS encoding anthranilate synthase component I family protein, which yields MSTFKITTTYKKLLADTTTPVSIYLRLRDVFPNSLLLESSDYHSRENSTSYICCEPLSGIVLNNGVLKKQYPDGSQEVHEAGTFNLIDQLNSFTGSFETDSLPLKMITNGLFGYFTHEAVEHYETIKLKQSDDATRQIPVMQYHIYRYIIAIDHFKNELYIFHNQPEGAPTNGGIEKLEYLIKNKNFPEYSFKSNGDEKSNLTGDEFIAIVEKMKQHIYRGDVFQIVPSRAFSRTFLGDEFNVYRALRSINPSPYLFYFDFGDFRIFGSSPEAQITIKNNVANIFPIAGTFKRSGDDERDAELARNLENDPKESAEHVMLVDLARNDLSRHCENVTVKAFKEVQYYSHLIHLVSHVTGKLKPGVSAFKVVADTYPAGTLSGAPKYRAMEIIDENENIKRSFYSGAIGFLGFNGDFNHAIMIRSFLSKNNTLHYQAGAGIVAGSIPESELREVDTKISALRRAFELAEEL from the coding sequence ATGAGCACATTTAAAATTACTACCACCTATAAAAAGCTGCTGGCCGACACCACCACGCCCGTGAGCATTTACCTTCGCCTGCGCGATGTATTCCCCAACTCATTGCTGCTGGAAAGCTCGGACTATCACAGCCGCGAAAACAGCACCAGCTATATTTGCTGCGAACCGCTCAGCGGCATTGTGCTTAACAATGGTGTGCTGAAAAAGCAGTATCCCGATGGCAGCCAGGAAGTGCATGAGGCAGGTACGTTTAACTTAATTGATCAGCTTAACAGTTTTACCGGCAGCTTTGAAACCGATTCGCTACCGCTAAAAATGATCACCAACGGATTGTTCGGTTATTTTACCCATGAGGCCGTTGAACATTATGAAACCATCAAACTAAAGCAAAGCGATGATGCTACACGCCAGATCCCGGTGATGCAGTACCATATTTACAGGTACATCATCGCTATCGACCACTTTAAAAACGAGCTCTACATATTCCACAACCAGCCCGAAGGTGCGCCAACCAACGGCGGTATCGAAAAACTGGAATATCTCATCAAAAACAAAAACTTCCCCGAGTATAGCTTTAAAAGCAATGGCGACGAAAAATCGAACCTTACGGGCGATGAGTTTATTGCTATAGTTGAAAAGATGAAACAGCATATTTACCGGGGCGATGTTTTCCAGATAGTGCCTTCAAGGGCGTTCTCCCGTACTTTCCTCGGTGATGAATTTAACGTTTACCGCGCCCTGCGTTCTATCAACCCATCACCATATTTGTTTTATTTTGATTTCGGCGATTTCAGGATCTTTGGCTCATCGCCCGAGGCGCAGATCACCATAAAAAATAACGTTGCCAACATATTCCCGATAGCCGGAACTTTTAAGCGCAGCGGAGACGATGAACGTGATGCCGAGCTGGCCCGAAACCTCGAGAATGACCCCAAAGAATCGGCAGAACACGTGATGTTGGTTGACCTGGCCCGTAACGACTTGAGCCGTCATTGCGAAAATGTAACTGTTAAAGCGTTCAAGGAAGTTCAGTATTATTCACACCTCATCCATTTGGTATCGCATGTAACCGGAAAACTGAAGCCCGGTGTATCTGCGTTCAAAGTTGTGGCTGATACTTACCCGGCGGGTACGCTGAGCGGTGCTCCAAAATACCGGGCCATGGAGATCATCGACGAAAACGAAAACATCAAACGCAGCTTTTACAGCGGTGCTATAGGTTTCCTGGGTTTTAATGGCGATTTTAACCATGCCATCATGATCCGCTCGTTTTTGAGCAAAAACAATACGCTGCATTACCAGGCAGGTGCCGGAATTGTAGCAGGCTCAATTCCCGAAAGCGAATTGAGGGAGGTTGATACCAAGATTTCGGCTTTGAGAAGGGCTTTTGAATTGGCGGAAGAGTTGTAA
- a CDS encoding aminodeoxychorismate/anthranilate synthase component II: protein MNENINTPSSTPFRGRGGRILIIDNYDSFTYNLVHLVNELGLECEVWRNDQFAIEDVDAFDKIILSPGPGIPSEAGLLLDVIAKYAPTKSIFGVCLGQQAIAEAFGGSLYNLNQPMHGIATPIKVIDGGEELFAGLPESFKVGRYHSWVVSGNDLPDSLQVTAIDEADNSIMALKHKQYDVRGVQFHPESILTDYGKEMMQNWLKA, encoded by the coding sequence ATGAACGAAAATATAAATACTCCTTCAAGCACCCCCTTTAGGGGGCGGGGGGGGCGAATTTTAATAATCGATAATTACGATTCCTTTACCTATAACCTGGTGCATTTGGTTAATGAGCTTGGCCTGGAGTGCGAGGTTTGGAGGAACGACCAGTTTGCCATTGAGGATGTGGATGCTTTTGATAAGATCATCCTTTCGCCGGGGCCGGGCATCCCTTCAGAGGCCGGTTTGCTGCTGGATGTGATAGCAAAGTATGCGCCGACTAAAAGCATATTTGGCGTGTGCCTTGGTCAGCAGGCCATTGCCGAAGCATTTGGCGGCAGTTTGTATAACCTTAACCAGCCTATGCACGGTATAGCCACACCTATAAAAGTTATCGATGGCGGCGAAGAGCTTTTTGCCGGTTTGCCCGAAAGTTTTAAAGTTGGGCGTTATCATTCATGGGTAGTAAGCGGAAATGATTTGCCCGATTCATTGCAGGTTACCGCAATTGATGAAGCCGATAATTCTATCATGGCGCTTAAGCATAAGCAATATGATGTGAGGGGCGTGCAATTTCACCCCGAGTCAATCCTGACCGATTATGGTAAGGAAATGATGCAAAACTGGCTAAAGGCTTAG
- the trpC gene encoding indole-3-glycerol phosphate synthase TrpC, translated as MTILDKIVANKKREVASAKKRTSYTVLEESDHFHRETYSFKEFLLDPARTGIIAEFKRKSPSKGIINDKVRVSAVTTDYAAAGASALSVLTDRNFFMGRKADLVKARSVNSIPVLRKDFMIDEYQVIEAKSLGADIILLIAAILTPAEIDTLAKLAKSIGLNVLLEVHNLEELERSINPNLDAIGVNNRNLADFTVSVETSYKLAKHIPAEFMKISESAISDPQTIRHLKLEGFNGFLIGETFMKQQDPGQAMRDFVALL; from the coding sequence ATGACGATACTTGATAAAATAGTTGCCAATAAAAAAAGAGAAGTTGCTTCGGCAAAAAAACGTACATCGTATACCGTACTTGAAGAATCGGATCATTTTCACCGTGAAACATATTCTTTCAAAGAATTTCTGCTCGATCCGGCACGTACCGGTATCATAGCCGAGTTTAAACGTAAATCGCCTTCAAAAGGGATTATTAACGATAAGGTGCGGGTTAGTGCCGTTACCACGGATTATGCCGCTGCCGGCGCTTCGGCGCTTTCAGTTTTAACCGACCGAAACTTCTTCATGGGCCGCAAAGCCGACCTGGTAAAAGCGCGTTCGGTAAACAGCATCCCTGTACTGCGCAAGGATTTTATGATTGATGAGTACCAGGTGATAGAAGCCAAGTCATTAGGCGCCGATATCATCCTGCTTATAGCCGCTATACTTACCCCTGCCGAAATTGATACCCTGGCCAAACTTGCCAAAAGTATTGGCCTTAATGTGTTGCTTGAGGTACATAACCTTGAAGAGCTGGAACGCAGCATTAACCCTAACCTGGATGCCATCGGTGTAAATAACCGCAACCTGGCCGATTTTACTGTATCGGTAGAAACCTCGTACAAATTGGCCAAACATATCCCCGCCGAGTTTATGAAGATTTCGGAAAGCGCTATCAGCGATCCTCAAACTATCCGGCACCTTAAACTGGAAGGTTTTAATGGTTTTCTTATTGGCGAAACGTTTATGAAACAACAGGATCCCGGACAGGCCATGCGTGATTTTGTGGCTTTGTTATAA
- a CDS encoding PKD-like domain-containing protein has translation MKNINKPLLVLFLLIICSFAGYSQVCTLNVTISSTANTICSGKNVTLTANLSGGTGPFTYIWNTGENTPSIDVNKAGTYTVTVSDKTPGCQPKVASFSVTAVASPNPPTVGNQVVCPNTSATLTATAPGGTYQWYDADGNFLFTGNPYVTAPITQGTVFYVETTIGSCTSTRSSVVVNVTGRPTVQADPVCSGSSATLIASGADSYAWYANSSGTGTPLSNNATFITPALTANTTYYLFTVIKGCASSGIPVVARINAPPPAPVVGSNSVCSGSSINLHADAEGVVEWYDVPSGGTPLISSPDYTTPALTSPVTYYVQTRTGDCTSNRIAVPVSVTPVPAAPPSQSPATCYGTSVTLTADPSPTGTYNWYTAATGGSSVGTGNTFQTPVLTSDKTYYVEHTTGGCTSGRTPVTVTVTPAPEQPIVPDGPIICNGSSTSLTATSAQSGTFQWFTAATGGTSIFSGDTFITPALTATTTYYVQTTVGACISDRSAITVTVLDPIPAPAVQPVPAICSGTAATLTATGSPDDYEWYDQATGGNLLITGNTYVTPELTANATYYVQSTANGCSGPRTAVTVQVNPPPAAPTVNGTATVCPGEPASLSAPASGETIQWYTDAAGGTPVHTGNTYTTDPLFAQTTFYAQAVNGTCVSPRTAFTVSITPVIDPQFRYPSGTICTSGSNVAPVIYNPAGGTFSSTPGLVFVSNTTGEINVAASTTGKYTIAFTYGGTCAGTASQSISIVTTPDATFSYDTPICNNVKNPLPVFQPGASAGVFSESTGNIVFKNASTGEIDLDKSHTGTYIVTNTIAASSGCAQSIATSQITIYNKVMIYAGPDQTVQQGVPVQLAGNFEGGATSVKWTGGAGTFSDPTDKNAIYTPAPGEKTVKLTLTSDNPAGPCLSKSSTVTITINPVPAAPTAPGKSVCKGSTTNLTATAPGGTYRWYSDATGGPALKVGPIFTTPPILNDITYYVETTVGGITSKRTPVLVQAVAPPSPPVVTQGPVCEGQPATLTASGSTGTYTWYNVPVGGSPIKQGNPFTTTNLTTNRTYYVETKVNDCTSERTKVDVVVTPAPNITSGNSDVVCSGTALNYTMTADQPGTTFSWDRPAVAGISNPAVTGQTTSSITETLINTNPSGAAVDVTYNITPYLNGCPGPIFNYTVTVNALPTVTSAPPGPVCNGTSTNYQAQFSSPVMSFTWSRAAVDGISNAAVTGQAAPTIKEVLYNTTNTPIEVTYIFNYKTSSCTATPYELKVTVNPGISITNETSSEIICNNTPLAHTITSNIPSATFLWSRPAVPGITNAAVTDQTANPINETLVNTLTTSVQVPYTIIPVAFGCQGAPVKYTVTVRPQTLQIEGHSNSPVCEGNDIILQTQPIAGATYLWTGPNNFRSEGTTASVTIPKATAANAGTYSLYLIVNDCPGEPSMVPVEVHSIPIVDAGGPQTVCVSAPYIQLDGSVQSATGTGTWTGGSLNGFSKQDDLKARYTPTTAERNAGSVTLTLTSTGKDDCAPVSRDVTITFAPNPGADAGPTSIDNVCIQSPMVPLNGQVFSGTTVKWTSASGLGRFIPSDNVLNPTFQPDPIDIANGSVKLTLTATQADDCHTPTDDITINFVPPPTVQADAAGDTRYVLKGHTITLNPVVGSENVTYEWTPATGLDNATVKNPIVTGDQDIIYKLKITDKSNGCVNESQVAIKVAPVITINNTFTPNSDGVNDYWEIKGLVAYENSTVDVYNRYGQLLFHSVGYPKPWDGTYQGKAMPSGTYYYVVNTKMNNVVLSGYVVILR, from the coding sequence ATGAAGAACATTAATAAGCCGTTACTTGTACTATTCCTGCTGATCATTTGTTCGTTTGCCGGGTATAGTCAAGTTTGTACATTGAATGTAACTATATCCTCAACAGCGAATACGATATGTTCGGGAAAGAATGTAACATTAACCGCTAATCTATCAGGCGGTACAGGTCCATTTACCTATATCTGGAACACGGGTGAAAATACACCGTCTATTGACGTAAACAAAGCCGGCACTTATACTGTTACGGTTAGCGATAAAACCCCCGGCTGCCAGCCAAAAGTTGCCAGTTTTTCGGTTACTGCTGTCGCTTCTCCAAACCCGCCTACGGTTGGCAACCAGGTTGTTTGCCCTAATACTTCGGCAACATTAACGGCAACGGCTCCCGGAGGGACTTACCAGTGGTACGATGCTGATGGCAATTTCCTGTTTACGGGTAATCCATATGTAACAGCCCCAATTACCCAGGGTACCGTTTTTTATGTAGAAACGACGATAGGCAGCTGTACCAGTACACGAAGCTCGGTTGTTGTTAATGTAACAGGCCGGCCAACTGTTCAGGCAGATCCGGTATGCTCGGGCAGTTCTGCAACCTTAATAGCATCAGGAGCCGATAGTTATGCCTGGTATGCAAATTCGTCGGGAACAGGTACGCCTTTGAGCAACAATGCAACCTTTATAACCCCCGCTTTAACTGCAAATACCACCTATTATCTTTTTACGGTAATTAAAGGTTGTGCCAGCTCCGGTATACCTGTAGTTGCCCGGATCAATGCACCGCCGCCCGCTCCGGTGGTAGGCTCCAACAGTGTTTGTTCAGGATCATCAATTAACCTGCACGCCGATGCTGAAGGGGTGGTTGAATGGTATGATGTGCCGTCGGGTGGTACACCGCTAATTTCAAGTCCGGATTATACAACCCCGGCGCTTACATCTCCGGTAACCTATTACGTGCAAACACGCACAGGCGATTGTACAAGTAACCGCATTGCAGTGCCTGTATCTGTAACGCCGGTACCTGCCGCGCCGCCTTCGCAATCGCCGGCTACCTGTTATGGCACCAGTGTTACCTTAACAGCCGATCCGTCGCCCACCGGTACATATAACTGGTATACGGCGGCTACAGGTGGCAGTTCGGTTGGTACCGGCAATACTTTTCAAACCCCGGTTTTAACAAGTGATAAAACTTATTATGTTGAGCATACTACCGGCGGGTGTACAAGCGGCCGCACCCCGGTAACCGTTACTGTAACTCCTGCCCCCGAGCAACCAATAGTGCCTGACGGACCGATAATCTGTAATGGGTCATCAACTTCATTAACTGCAACATCGGCACAAAGCGGAACTTTTCAATGGTTCACCGCGGCCACCGGCGGCACTTCCATATTTTCTGGTGATACATTTATAACCCCGGCTTTAACAGCTACCACCACCTATTATGTTCAAACAACGGTAGGGGCGTGTATCAGCGACAGATCGGCAATTACAGTGACTGTACTTGACCCTATCCCTGCCCCTGCCGTGCAACCGGTTCCGGCAATATGTTCCGGTACCGCGGCTACACTTACAGCAACAGGCTCACCCGATGATTATGAGTGGTATGACCAGGCCACCGGCGGCAATCTTTTAATAACCGGCAATACCTATGTTACGCCCGAGCTAACAGCAAATGCAACTTATTATGTACAAAGCACAGCTAATGGCTGCAGCGGCCCGCGTACTGCGGTAACCGTGCAGGTTAACCCACCGCCTGCCGCTCCAACTGTTAATGGTACCGCAACGGTATGCCCGGGCGAACCAGCCAGTTTAAGCGCCCCGGCTTCGGGCGAAACCATTCAATGGTATACTGATGCAGCAGGCGGTACGCCGGTGCATACAGGTAACACTTATACTACCGACCCCTTGTTTGCGCAAACAACTTTTTATGCCCAGGCGGTCAATGGTACATGTGTTAGTCCGCGTACTGCTTTCACCGTATCGATAACACCTGTTATTGACCCTCAGTTCCGTTATCCTTCGGGCACGATATGTACTTCAGGAAGTAATGTTGCGCCTGTTATTTATAATCCGGCAGGAGGTACCTTTTCGTCAACACCAGGGCTTGTTTTTGTAAGTAACACAACCGGCGAGATCAATGTGGCAGCAAGTACGACAGGTAAATATACTATTGCTTTTACCTATGGGGGCACATGTGCGGGAACGGCCAGCCAAAGCATATCCATAGTAACAACACCGGATGCTACTTTTTCATATGATACCCCTATCTGTAACAATGTAAAAAACCCGCTGCCTGTTTTTCAGCCGGGGGCAAGCGCCGGCGTATTCAGCGAATCAACCGGTAATATAGTATTTAAAAATGCCAGTACCGGCGAGATAGACCTGGACAAAAGCCATACCGGAACATACATTGTTACCAATACAATTGCCGCGAGCAGCGGCTGTGCACAAAGTATCGCTACCAGCCAGATAACTATTTACAATAAGGTTATGATTTATGCCGGTCCGGATCAAACCGTACAGCAGGGCGTTCCGGTACAACTGGCCGGAAATTTTGAAGGAGGAGCTACATCTGTAAAATGGACTGGCGGCGCGGGTACCTTCTCCGACCCAACAGATAAAAATGCTATTTACACCCCGGCTCCCGGCGAAAAAACGGTAAAACTAACTTTAACATCTGATAATCCTGCCGGTCCGTGCCTGTCAAAGTCAAGCACGGTTACCATAACTATAAATCCGGTACCCGCAGCCCCAACTGCCCCTGGTAAATCTGTTTGTAAAGGCAGTACAACTAACCTCACAGCCACTGCGCCGGGTGGAACATACCGCTGGTACAGCGATGCTACAGGCGGACCAGCCCTTAAAGTTGGCCCTATATTTACTACCCCGCCAATACTGAACGATATTACTTACTATGTTGAAACCACGGTTGGGGGGATTACCAGCAAGCGTACTCCTGTATTGGTTCAGGCGGTGGCCCCGCCTTCGCCGCCGGTGGTTACCCAGGGCCCGGTTTGTGAGGGCCAGCCGGCAACGCTAACGGCAAGTGGCTCAACGGGTACTTATACATGGTACAACGTTCCTGTTGGCGGCAGCCCTATAAAGCAGGGAAACCCATTTACTACAACAAATTTAACAACCAACCGCACTTATTATGTTGAGACCAAGGTTAACGATTGTACCAGTGAGCGTACTAAAGTTGACGTAGTGGTTACGCCTGCCCCGAACATAACAAGCGGTAACAGCGACGTTGTGTGTAGTGGCACAGCGTTAAATTATACCATGACTGCCGATCAGCCCGGTACAACTTTTTCATGGGACCGCCCTGCCGTTGCCGGTATCAGCAACCCAGCGGTAACAGGCCAAACAACAAGCTCAATTACCGAAACACTTATTAACACTAATCCCAGTGGTGCAGCTGTTGATGTGACTTATAACATAACACCTTATTTAAACGGTTGCCCCGGGCCCATATTCAATTACACAGTAACGGTAAACGCTTTGCCAACTGTTACCAGTGCCCCCCCCGGTCCGGTTTGTAACGGCACAAGTACCAATTACCAGGCTCAATTTAGTAGCCCGGTAATGAGCTTTACCTGGAGCCGGGCAGCGGTTGATGGTATCAGTAATGCTGCGGTAACAGGGCAGGCTGCCCCTACCATAAAGGAAGTGCTTTATAATACAACCAATACCCCTATTGAAGTTACTTATATTTTTAATTATAAAACAAGCAGCTGCACAGCAACGCCATATGAACTTAAGGTAACGGTTAATCCGGGAATATCAATTACCAATGAAACCTCCAGCGAAATAATATGTAATAACACGCCGTTGGCGCATACCATAACATCAAATATACCCTCGGCTACGTTTTTATGGAGCCGACCTGCTGTTCCCGGTATCACCAATGCGGCGGTTACTGATCAAACTGCAAACCCTATTAATGAAACGCTGGTTAATACATTGACCACCTCCGTTCAGGTGCCTTATACTATAATCCCTGTGGCCTTTGGCTGCCAGGGTGCCCCTGTTAAATATACGGTAACTGTAAGGCCCCAGACCTTGCAGATTGAAGGGCACAGTAACAGCCCCGTTTGCGAAGGCAATGACATTATACTGCAAACTCAGCCTATTGCAGGTGCAACATATTTGTGGACCGGCCCTAATAATTTTAGATCAGAAGGGACAACGGCAAGCGTAACTATTCCAAAAGCTACAGCTGCTAATGCAGGGACTTATAGTTTGTATTTGATAGTAAACGACTGCCCGGGCGAGCCAAGTATGGTACCGGTTGAGGTACACAGCATCCCAATTGTTGATGCAGGAGGCCCGCAAACTGTTTGTGTCAGTGCTCCGTACATACAGCTTGATGGCAGCGTACAAAGTGCTACCGGCACAGGGACCTGGACCGGGGGATCGCTCAACGGCTTCTCCAAACAGGATGATCTCAAAGCACGATATACTCCGACAACAGCAGAAAGGAATGCGGGATCAGTCACTTTAACTCTTACATCAACCGGCAAAGATGATTGTGCGCCGGTATCAAGGGATGTTACAATTACGTTTGCACCAAATCCCGGAGCAGACGCAGGGCCGACAAGCATCGATAATGTTTGTATCCAGAGCCCGATGGTGCCGCTAAACGGACAGGTGTTTTCCGGAACTACCGTAAAATGGACATCGGCATCGGGGTTGGGGCGATTTATCCCTTCTGATAATGTACTTAATCCAACTTTTCAGCCTGATCCTATTGATATAGCCAATGGCTCGGTTAAATTAACGCTTACGGCAACCCAGGCTGATGATTGTCATACCCCTACTGATGATATTACCATTAATTTTGTTCCGCCGCCAACGGTGCAGGCAGATGCAGCCGGCGATACAAGATATGTTTTAAAAGGGCATACCATCACTTTAAACCCGGTGGTAGGCAGTGAAAACGTAACCTATGAATGGACACCGGCCACTGGTCTTGACAACGCCACTGTTAAAAACCCTATAGTAACCGGCGACCAGGATATAATTTACAAACTTAAAATTACCGATAAATCAAACGGCTGTGTGAACGAAAGCCAGGTTGCAATTAAAGTGGCGCCAGTGATAACAATCAACAATACATTTACACCCAACAGCGATGGAGTAAATGATTACTGGGAAATTAAAGGCCTTGTAGCGTATGAAAATTCTACCGTTGATGTTTACAACCGCTACGGGCAGCTTTTATTTCATTCTGTAGGGTACCCCAAGCCCTGGGACGGTACTTATCAGGGGAAAGCGATGCCTTCCGGTACTTACTATTATGTAGTAAATACCAAGATGAATAACGTTGTTTTATCGGGGTACGTGGTGATTTTAAGGTGA